A region of uncultured Draconibacterium sp. DNA encodes the following proteins:
- a CDS encoding acyl-ACP thioesterase domain-containing protein encodes MKHKQELSTKSYFVSRFGQLSTSFLFWQIQDIAWEHAEKLGFGFDNLQKEKQFWVLSRLLVKIKRRPEWGEKFTVETWPAGIDGLLALRDIHFIDANGESIIQATTSWLVLNQETKRIVKLELGSIPIHDERVLEMNAGKVKPVKSDDEVLFTPVLFNEIDVNQHFNSGRYLERIIDSYNFDFHEAYELIEFEVNFVKEGTQNDRLGIKKQILDKNNHICSVVRESDGADLIRARLVWSPRKQAF; translated from the coding sequence ATGAAACACAAACAGGAATTATCTACAAAATCATATTTTGTTAGCCGTTTTGGGCAACTTTCTACTTCCTTCCTTTTTTGGCAAATTCAGGACATTGCCTGGGAACATGCCGAAAAATTAGGTTTCGGGTTCGACAATCTTCAAAAGGAAAAACAATTTTGGGTGTTATCACGATTGCTGGTTAAAATAAAACGCCGCCCCGAATGGGGAGAAAAATTTACGGTGGAAACCTGGCCTGCCGGAATCGATGGCCTGCTGGCACTTCGCGATATCCATTTTATTGATGCCAACGGCGAAAGTATTATTCAGGCTACAACCAGCTGGCTGGTGCTGAACCAGGAAACCAAACGAATTGTAAAACTGGAACTCGGCTCCATTCCAATACACGACGAACGCGTTTTGGAAATGAATGCAGGAAAAGTAAAACCGGTTAAATCAGATGATGAAGTGCTTTTTACCCCCGTACTTTTTAACGAGATTGACGTTAACCAACATTTTAACAGCGGACGTTACCTGGAACGTATTATCGACAGCTACAATTTTGATTTCCACGAGGCATATGAACTCATCGAATTTGAAGTGAATTTTGTAAAAGAGGGCACACAAAACGACAGGTTGGGAATTAAGAAACAAATACTGGATAAAAATAATCATATTTGTAGTGTAGTTCGCGAAAGCGACGGAGCCGA